A stretch of DNA from Lotus japonicus ecotype B-129 chromosome 4, LjGifu_v1.2:
ATTTTCTTTATACTTTGAATGAATCTGATATGATAATTGATGATTGATGATGATGTTTGTGTTTGGTGaattggtggtggtgatggctcTTTAGTCTCAAATCTAAGAGATCCCACTCTCTTCTACTCAAGATATGTGTGTGTAATGTGTATGCTCTCTCTCAAACATGGAGGCCCCAACAAATGATATATAAGAAAAGAGCAATTGCATTAGTGGGTGATTATTAATAATCCTTTTAATTTGGATTGGTGGGGTACAATGGGGGGATAGCAACATCTTTTGTGCTTTTATGTGTAAGCTAATGTATTCATACACTAGGAGATTAGATAAATTTCTTTGAAATTCTGAAATCATGTTGAAGTAAGTCTTtttcaataaattatttttaatatacatAACTCAGATGTCAAACTCTCGGTTACTCATACATTGAAAACTTGATTAAATGGTTAAGGAGTCCCTCTACAAAACATTTGTGCTTTAACTAAGATTAACGCCAAGGGGATATGAAGGTGGTAATTAATAAAAAGGGACACGACAACATGAGGCATGGGAAGAGTGAAAATGATGATGAGAATGCTTGCTTTATTTATTTGCGGTgggttgtgttttgtttttgtttttgtttttgtgtggTTTGAGTGTGAGAGGAGGAGGATGAATAAGTAATTACACGACAGCTGCATCACAGTTGTCACCGAACAGAACATGAATCTAAGTCCGAGTCTACAAGCAATTGTGTTTGTTGTTGATTATGTCAATTAAAAGCACAAGCACAAGCACAAGCACATGCACACACACTAGGACTGAGGACAGCACATCACAGGACATAGTCTTTTTATATGTACGTTTTATGTGTATAGTGGTGTGTTCTTTACCCCTTTTTGTTAGCCGATTCTAGAATGCTTAACAATCATCATGGTTCATGGTGTAATCTGGCGGTGCCTTGCTTATAGAGATCAGGGATCACCCATGAAGTACCATTGACTTATAATAAATTCTTCAATCGTTTTTAACAACTGCATAGTTACTTTACTTGCTAGTATTTGAAAAATCATTCCTTAACTCAACTTTCTTAAATGACTTTACTAAAATGTGAAATTGTTATGGTCCACTAAAATAATCAACCAAGGAAAAAAGTGCCATTTACCGGCCCACACCGACGACCATGTCTGATTGTGAGGAATGACACTACTGTTGTCACATGATTATTTTCCTCACAGTTAAAAAAGCAAAAGTTCATCAAAATAAATAGCAATGTTAAGCTAATGGTCTCTAATCCCCTCATGTGCATAGTAAAgttgttttatttctttcatttGCCAATTTTTCTAAACAATTGACTATCATGTTAAACAAATGCACTTACTCCTCATCTTAACAATGCCCAACAAGAAAATCGAACAAGCAGACAAGAGTATACATTTTTGTGTCCTAGAAAAGCCAACTCCTTCATTTCCTAATTTCAACTAATACGCGCGTTACATGAAATTTGCTCAAAAACGGgtgcatttaaatttaaatccagACATATTTGGCATTTAAGTCTTACCCCATTGTTAATTTGTTACACCCAACCCCAATAATACAAAATTACACCATATCACCTCAAAAAGGATACAGTCTGAAATACCGGAAATCTAAGCTTAATTAGTAATTACAAACACCCCAAAAAAAGGAACCATTATTCAGTGTTTGGACTTTGAACTATTACAGCTATTTTACAACAATCCACCTCCATTGATCAAACTGTACAGAGCAGATCATGGAGTTGTTTCACCTCCCTTCCTTAACAGTGCCTCCTGTATACCATAAAGATCAGTCGTGCATTTCCATACATACATATGtacaataaattaattaatttaagcaCTTCTATCATAGGGCAATATATAACACATGTCAGGGTCTATGTAACCTTAAGAACAGCTTATTCTGTGTGTAACAAGCTGTAATTCGAATGAGCCAAGGTGACTAATTTATCGCTGCTATACAGAGCACCCATTCCAACTTCCTAAAATGTAATACATGTGTATGAAGAATACAGATTAAATAACGATTTACCAATTGCCTTTCCAAGCTGCGCTTCGAGTCTTCCTTCTCTTGATTGCACACACCACACCAGCTAGAGCAATCTTTTCTGAGCATTTTCTCCACTCTGAAACGAGAACTGCACAAAAAAAATGCAACCTTCATCTTTAATTTAATACGGAGCTATACAAATGAATAGagagaacaaaataaaattgaagttttgacTCCATTCAGGTAAAAAGTTAGGGTATACAGTAAGGGGAAAATAACTTTACAAGTCCATGCTACAATAATGCAGTTACAATAAGAGGCTATGCTCACCGGATGTAATGAAATATATGAAGATGATTCTAAGATCTGATTTAATAGTGAGTAGTAATACTACCTACAAGTGAAGTTTCTTTTAAAGGGAAAAGCCAAAAACTCCCCTATAGCTTCAGAATCTACACTGACTCAAAACTAACTTACACCAGCCAACCCCCTTAGTTCCACATCCATACATTATATATGCAAGTGAAAATACAATAATAAAGTATAATAGGCAAATAGCAGTGAATACGAGGAAAATTTGAAAGCACCTTCTGCACCATAAAAGAAGGTTGACCCGGCGACCTGAAGTTGTGGCTTTAGCACCATGGCGAATACGACCATGATGAAGCACAGCTTGTCCAGTGACATGGGGATAGTCATAGATTTCCTTCAATCAGTTAATGGAGTCCATCAGAAAAGTACAAATAAGTTTATGATAAATTGCAAGAAGCAGATTCATAAATATCCTTAGCACTAGTAAATAAACTAGACTAAAAAATCTCAGCAGAACAATGTGAACTAAAAATAGTAGCACCACCATCAAAGCAAACGTATGCTGCTATTGCTATAATGAAAAACACAAGTACTTACAGATGCACTGATTTTTAGTCCTATTTGTACACCACACATCAATTGTATAGCATAAAGTAGCACGCTTTTCTCAGAGTAATTGAAAGAGCCAGTCAATTAACTAAATAGGTAGGAAAGCTTCACTCTACTCACCTCTTCAACAGATATATTGGTATAATTTTGTAAGCTCATTTTGAAGCAACAACCTAATATATACTTGAAATGAGAACACCAGAGCATTTGTATACCTTATCAACGGGTAGAATTCAGCTCCTTACGTGGTAATTAAACAAAGAAACTAATAAGTTTTATTGTGAAATTTTTCACTTTTATTATGTAATACTAAACCATGCATACTGTTGAAGTATGTACTTCAATAGAATAAGCATCTTTATACCACTTTCATCCATTCTAATATCTGTATTAGTGAAAAATAATAGATTTCCAAACGTACAAATTATTTATATGTTTCTCTCATGCACGTGCTCAAATCCTTTCACTGCCAACTAAATGATTGTTCTGTAAACAAGGAAAATTAATTCGATGTCATCAAATTAACTATCATTGCCTTTGCCATCTACATCAACACTCAAAGATCATATGGTCTAGTTTGAGAGAAGAGCAACATATACTTCATATGGAATTTAAATTGGGGGGTGGGAGAGAAGTCTCAGCAATGTACTAGTTATTTCATCTCAATTACTTACATCTGAATAAGTTGCTGTTGTTAAATGCTTATCACATCGCATGCCCCGAAAAAACAATTCCCCTCCCAAAAATTCCTTGCTGAGGCAAACATTCAAGGTAACTTCTGAGTCATCCACATGGAGATCTACAAATATAAGACTATTTGTTAGATTTCATTGCTTATTACAGGCTACAACATTGCAAAATGAGAAGTCTTATTACAAAAAATGCTTGAAATAAAGGAATCAtacatcataaaaaaaaattacaacaaaCCTACACAGGCATACTGAATAGTAAAGGAATCATAGATCATCGAAATTACAACAGATGCATGAAATAAAGTTGTCAAAAATATTAGCAACCAAAAAGCTCTTTGGCAGTAATTTCACATTGTTGTTGCAAGGTTCACATACAAAGATGCCTTCTCTGGAATGAATGGCCGATAATATGCACATGGCCTTTAGCTTTAAGATGATAACAGAATTCATTTTTCTTAAAGGTTAACACAAGACATATACAGACAGTAAAATCAGTTTCAGTAACTATTACAATGAGACTTGGTCAATGTGCATGTACCACATTCTAATAAGATAAGCTATATGCTTGCATTTTAAGATAGATCCACATCAAAGACAAAGAAATTCTAATCAAGTGTAACCTTACCTATGTCAACATCTCTATTTATACCATATTCAACGATAAACCCATGATGAGAATCCAAGTTTGATCCACCAATTCCTGAAAAGAAAACTGTAGAACAAGGAATTAGTTGACTAAAATACATCTTCAGAAAATGAGAAGCCTATAGGAGGATGGCTACAGTATCTAGTCTCTTCTAGCGAATAAATACATAAACATAATTGGTCAAATCACCATGAGCAAAAGTAGTCTCTTCTAGCGAATAAATACATAAACATAATTGGTCAAATCACCATGAGCAAAAGTCATCATGCAGACTTCATTCACCTTTCGATAAAGGAGAAATAAAATCTTCCATAAGCCTGTGAAGCATGGTTTCAAGGCCAAAGTCGTCAAGTATAGCACCATACTTATTCATTATATTGGGACGCTTAATCCGAAATTTTGCCTCATGAACCCACTTCTTAAAATTTTCAACCTAGAGAGTCCAAaaagaaatttcaaataaaCACATATAAGCATCTGTATGTGCGTCCACTACCAAATTCTAACTTAAACGAAGAATGAGATACTGCTTATACTCCGATAGTTAAAATGATAAAGTACCTCTGATAACAACAACTCACAAAAGTGTGGCTGAAGCATTTTAAATGTAAAAATGCCTGGGGCGGGCCGAGACATTATACTTCTAAAGCTTTGTTCAGTATTAACATTAATAGCTTCCAGAAACTCTGGGACAAAGAATGCTTTAGGATTAAGAGTGTACAATTCTTCATGCAGAGGCTGCAACATTGAGATATAAAACATGTGTAAGCCTTGCTAAAAAGGAACAAAAAAGGGGGGGAGGAAATGTGGGAAAGATGTTCATTATACTTAAACACATGTGCCTGAGCATAAATCATAAATTGTGTTTAATGAGTGTGCCATAATAAACGGAATAATAAGTCTTTTATAGCAGGCTCAAAAATATTGAAACATTAACAAACTATGTTGAAACAAACAcccaacaaaataaaaatcaatagAAGGTGAAATGTATGATGAACTGGATACTGCATAGACCTATTTGATTCATCATTAGATGCATGACTTGATCAAATAGGTCAAGCCATTAATATTACGGGAAAGTGGGATTCATTATTAGATCAAGccattaatattttttagaCCTATTTGATTTAAGAATTTAGTTGCATGACATTCTTTATCTATCCCTGAGAGTATTGTTTCAGGTTCAACATAAATTTCAGTTCAACAAAATCAGACAACAAGATCAAGCCGACAATTAACATTTGGATACAGCATACCTGATAATTTCTGATAATACGCTCTCTGTATGTTTTATACCATCGGTCCTGCCAAAATCAAATTGAAACCATCATAAAAGTACAAGGTAGAATAATGACAACAACCACAACAAGAATGATAATAGAAACAATAAATAGTAAGCTAATAATACAAAAATGATGACGGTGATGATCAAGAACAGAATCGGAAGCGAAAATTTATCACATTAAGCAAAACCGACATTAATTAATTAGAGGAGCGAATGCAAAAATTTGGAGGGCGTAATTACAGCTTTTGATACTATTATGCTAACAAAAAAAATCCTCTTGGGGGTGAGGTGACTGCCCCATTATTAATAGGCAGCCTTATTAATATAGCTGGGTCCGTCCCTGATGATATGCTTCTGGGTTCGTCCCTGATGATGAGGAAATTAGTTTTTGTATTTTACAATTTATTAACATAAATGAAAATTTTCTCAAAGGCAGTTCTTCCTTCCAGTTCATAACGATGAATCAAAAGTCACAATAGAACTACAtgcaataataaatttattaaaacatcCCTTTCTAGGTGAGTTGCTCTTCTTCCACATCATACCAACTTCACAACTTTCATGGTATTCATTTCTTTGTCCCGCTCTATCCTAAATCGAGGCAGTGTTTGAAACTAATTGTTTCACTACAATCCTTAAACCAGATGTACACCATCAATTGCCAGCA
This window harbors:
- the LOC130714242 gene encoding 2-oxoglutarate and iron-dependent oxygenase domain-containing protein CP2-like, translating into MNERVRERERIRDEVRAGKRPMGPPVPVPPKPMPRLMPDPNKDHQPESYEDLQLGYHSSLFSALERHLRPEMLTATRDVKANFMRDILKDYWSPQRLERDRWYKTYRERIIRNYQPLHEELYTLNPKAFFVPEFLEAINVNTEQSFRSIMSRPAPGIFTFKMLQPHFCELLLSEVENFKKWVHEAKFRIKRPNIMNKYGAILDDFGLETMLHRLMEDFISPLSKVFFSGIGGSNLDSHHGFIVEYGINRDVDIDLHVDDSEVTLNVCLSKEFLGGELFFRGMRCDKHLTTATYSDEIYDYPHVTGQAVLHHGRIRHGAKATTSGRRVNLLLWCRSSRFRVEKMLRKDCSSWCGVCNQEKEDSKRSLERQLEALLRKGGETTP